The following coding sequences lie in one Mustelus asterias chromosome 6, sMusAst1.hap1.1, whole genome shotgun sequence genomic window:
- the LOC144494751 gene encoding thioredoxin-like isoform X2, whose protein sequence is MVLKEAGCKLVVVDFSATWCGPCQAIKPRFHELAEKNPSVIFCEVDVDDAPDLAEQCKISCMPTFHFYKNGERVFDFSGANRMTLEDKIRELQ, encoded by the exons ATGGTGCTGAAGGAGGCGGGATGCAAGCTGGTGGTTGTTGACTTCTCTGCAACATGGTGTGGGCCTTGTCAAGCTATCAAGCCACGATTCCAT GAATTGGCCGAGAAAAACCCAAGTGTAATTTTCTGTGAGGTAGATGTGGATGATGCCCCA GATCTTGCTGAACAGTGTAAAATAAGTTGCATGCCAACGTTCCATTTCTACAAGAATGGAGAGAGG GTGTTTGACTTTTCTGGGGCCAATCGAATGACACTGGAAGACAAAATTCGAGAGCTGCAGTAA
- the LOC144494751 gene encoding thioredoxin-like isoform X1 gives MGVRVLESQKDFEMVLKEAGCKLVVVDFSATWCGPCQAIKPRFHELAEKNPSVIFCEVDVDDAPDLAEQCKISCMPTFHFYKNGERVFDFSGANRMTLEDKIRELQ, from the exons AAAGATTTTGAAATGGTGCTGAAGGAGGCGGGATGCAAGCTGGTGGTTGTTGACTTCTCTGCAACATGGTGTGGGCCTTGTCAAGCTATCAAGCCACGATTCCAT GAATTGGCCGAGAAAAACCCAAGTGTAATTTTCTGTGAGGTAGATGTGGATGATGCCCCA GATCTTGCTGAACAGTGTAAAATAAGTTGCATGCCAACGTTCCATTTCTACAAGAATGGAGAGAGG GTGTTTGACTTTTCTGGGGCCAATCGAATGACACTGGAAGACAAAATTCGAGAGCTGCAGTAA